Genomic window (Mesorhizobium sp. M4B.F.Ca.ET.058.02.1.1):
GCGCATCCTCGGTGCGTTCGACCCAGACGATGGAGGAGCGGTTGCGGCCGTCCTTGTCGGGCTTCAGAGGCAGCGTCGCGAAGGGGCCGGCGGGCAGGAAATGCTCTTCGGCGCGGCCATTGTGCGGCCGTTCATGCGCCACGGTGCAGACGATACCGGATTGGCCGTACTCCCACTTCACCGTCTTGATGCCGGCCATGTCGCGCAGCTTCGAGTTGACGCCATCGGCAGCGACCAGCAGTCGCGCCTTCAAGGTCGCGCCGTCCGCCAGATGCACGGTGATGCCGGCGCCGTCGATTTCGAAGGCGCTGACGGCGAGACCTTCGATGATGTCGATGCCGAGTTTTTCGGCGCGCCGGCGCAGCGCGCCGTTCAGGTCCCTGTTGGCGACCATGTGGGCGAAGGGCTCGCCGGGCGCCACTTCGCCGTCAAAGGTCAGGAACACCGGCCGCACCGGATCGGCGGTGCGCGAATCGGTGATGATCATTTCGGTGATCGCCTGCGCTTCCGGCGCGATCTCGCTCCAGACGCCGAGTTGCTCCAGCATGCGGCAGGCGGCGGCGGCGATCGCCGAGGCGCGGCCATCCTTTTGCCAGACGCCGGCGGGCGCCGCGTCGACGACGGCGACGGCGAGGCTGGGGCGTGCCTGCTTCAGCGAAACCGCGCTGGCCAGCCCGACATAGCCGGCGCCGGCGACCAGCACGTCGAGCGAGGCTCTCGATCCTGCATCTGCCTTACGGTCAACCATGGCAAATTCCTTTCACGGCTCTGTCTACGCATGTCGCTGCCCCAAAACCGCTGCCACTTTTGGGCGACATGCCTAGTCTACAGCCTGCCGCACCACGCCGGTCTTGACTGCCCGCCCTTCCTGTCCGAAACCGCCATAACATCTTTTGCGGCTGGAGCGTGAAACATGACGGCGGCCATGGACGAGCTACTCGACATTCTCGACCTCGAGCAGCTCGAACACAATCTGTACCGTGGTCGCAGCCCCAAGCTCGACTGGCAGCGGGTCTTCGGCGGCCAGACGATCGCCCAGGCGCTGGTCGCCGCCCAGCGCACCGTCGAGCCAGAGCGCCACGTGCATTCGCTGCACGGCTATTTCATGCGGCCCGGCGACACCAAGGTGCCGATCATCTACGAGGTCGACCGCATCCGCGACGGCGGCTCCTTCACCACGCGGCGCGTGGTGGCGATCCAGCACGGCCAGGCGATCTTCTCGCTGGAGGCCTCATTCCAGCAGGACGAGGTCGGCCTCGAGCACCAGGTGCCGATGCCGCAGGATGTGCCGGCGCCCGACAATCTGCTCAGCCAGCGCGAACTGCTCGGCAAGTTCGGCGAAGCGGTCCCCGAAGGCATCAAGCGCTACTGGGACCGCGACCGGCCGATCGAGATGAAGCCGGTGATGCTGAAGCACTACACCAGCCGCGAAAAGCTGGAGCCGAAGCAGAACATCTGGATCCGCACCACCGGCCCGGTGCCGGCCGACCGCGCCACCCGGGCGGCAGTGCTCGCCTATCTCTCCGACATGACGCTGCTCGACACCTCGACCTTCGCGCATGGCCGCGCCATCTTCGACCGCGACATCCAGGCCGCGAGCCTCGACCACGCCATGTGGTTCCATCGCAGCCACCCGCTCGACGACTGGATCCTCTACACGCAGGACAGCCCCTCCACGCAGGGCTCGCGCGGCTTCACGCGCGGCTCGCTGTTTGCCCGTGACGGCACGCTGATCGCCTCGGTTGCCCAGGAAGGCCTGATCCGGCTGAAGCGCTGAGCAGATAGCCGACTTTCGGTTCAAGCCCACTGAACAGGCATTTTTGAAAATTTGCCTATTTTTTAATCATTTGTCCTGCCGCGACTCTGAACAGTCGGCATGGAAATGCCCCTCAATTCCTTTGTTTACAACAGGTTAACGGGCTGCTTCGGCAATTGGCACGGAGCTTGAATCCTGTTGCGCACTTTCCGGCTCTCATGAGGATCGGTGAAGGTGTGCAAACGCGGGGGACCCGCAACAGCAAAGGGTGAAACCTTATGAAAATCGTGATGGCAATCATCAAGCCGTTCAAGCTCGATGAGGTGCGCGAAGCGCTCACCGCAGTCGGCATCCAGGGCCTGACCGTCACCGAAGTCAAAGGCTACGGGCGTCAGAAGGGACATACGGAAATCTATCGCGGTGCGGAATACGCGGTCAGCTTCCTGCCCAAAATCAAGATCGAGGTCGCGGTTGGTGCCGACATGGTCGACAAGGCCGTCGAAGCCATTACGTCGGCGGCCAAGACCGGCCAGATCGGCGACGGCAAGATCTTCGTCTTCGGCATCGACCAGGCGGTGCGCATCCGCACCGGCGAAACAGACACCGACGCGCTCTGAGCGGCGATCCCCCATTCCAACGGAGAGTTCAATGAATATTCCTTCCACCTTTAAGACGACGGGGCGCGCGACTGCTCTCGGCGCGCTCGCCCTGACGGCCCTGGGCACGGTCGCCGCCTTCGCGCAGGAAGCCGCGGCTCCGGCAGCGGCGCCCGCCACGCCGGCGCCAACGCTCGACACCGGCAACACCGCCTGGATGCTGACCTCGACGGCGCTGGTGCTGATGATGACCATCCCGGGCCTGGCGCTGTTCTACGGCGGCATGGTGCGCAAGAAGAACGTGCTCGCCACCATCATGCAGAGCTTCGCCATCACCTGCCTGGTGACGGTGCTGTGGTTCATGTTCGGCTATTCGCTGGCCTTTTCCGACGGCGGCAGCACCAATGCCTATGTCGGCGGCTTCTCCAAGTTCTTCCACCACGGCATCACCACCGCGACGCTGTGGCTGCCGGGCGTGGCGAACATTCCTGAATTCGTCTTCTCGATGTTCCAGCTGACCTTCGCCATCATCACGCCTGCGCTGATCGCCGGCGCCTTCGCCGAGCGCATGAAATTCTCGGCCCTGCTCATCTTCATGGGCCTGTGGCTGGTGTTCGTCTATGCGCCGATCGCCCACTGGGTGTGGGGCGGCGGCTTCCTCGGTTCGGCCGGCGTTCTCGACTTTGCCGGCGGCACGGTCGTCCACATCAACGCCGGTGTCGCGGGTCTGGTCTGCGCCCTCGTCCTCGGTAAGCGCGAGGGCTACGGCACCGCCAACATGGCGCCGCACAACCTCGTCTATTCGGTCATCGGCGCTTCGCTGCTGTGGGTTGGCTGGTTCGGCTTCAACGCCGGTTCGGAACTGGCCGCCGACGGCCTCGCCGGCGCCGCGATGCTGAACACCCAGGTCGCCACCGCCGCAGCGGCGCTCGCCTGGATGTTCGCCGAATGGATCATCGCCAAGAAGCCGAGCGTGCTCGGCATCATCTCGGGCGCCGTCGCCGGCCTGGTCGCCGTGACGCCCGCCTCCGGCTTCGTCAATCCGACCGGCGCCTTCATCATCGGCATCGTCGCCGGCGTCGTCTGCTATATCTCGGCCGTCAAGGTGAAGCACATGCTCGGCTATGACGACTCGCTCGATGCCTTCGGCGTGCACGGCGTCGGCGGCATCATCGGCGCGCTGCTCACCGGCGCGCTGGCCGATCCCGAGATCAACGCGCTCGGCAAGGGCGCCTCGGTCGGCACCCAGATCTACGGCATCGTCTTCACTATCCTGTGGACGGCGATCGCGACCTTCGTGATCCTCTACATCGTCAAGGCCCTGGTCGGCCTGCGTCCGAGCAGCCAGGAAGAAATCGAAGGCCTCGACATCAGCCAGCACGGCGAAGTGGTGCCGTGAGCCTATCGACCATCCGGCGCCGGCATCCTCCCGCCGGCGGCGGATCCGTTTCACGCAATTCCGACCGAAGCCGCTACGCATTTTTCCGGAATTGCTCAACAATCCCGTCGTGACGCTCCGAAAGGTGCTCACGCATTGAGGCCCGGAAACATCTTCCGGGCCTCCTTTTTTGGAAAATCGTGCGCCTCAATTGGGCGAACGAGGAATCGTTTCACGCGATCACGGTCGCGTGATGTGCCAGCGGAAAGAAACATTGGGCCTTCCGGCTC
Coding sequences:
- a CDS encoding ubiquinone biosynthesis hydroxylase, encoding MVDRKADAGSRASLDVLVAGAGYVGLASAVSLKQARPSLAVAVVDAAPAGVWQKDGRASAIAAAACRMLEQLGVWSEIAPEAQAITEMIITDSRTADPVRPVFLTFDGEVAPGEPFAHMVANRDLNGALRRRAEKLGIDIIEGLAVSAFEIDGAGITVHLADGATLKARLLVAADGVNSKLRDMAGIKTVKWEYGQSGIVCTVAHERPHNGRAEEHFLPAGPFATLPLKPDKDGRNRSSIVWVERTEDARKLVEGDDLVFEHELELHFGLRLGEIHAADKPRAWPLGLTLARAFVAPRIALAGDAAHGIHPIAGQGLNLGFKDVAALAEVVVEADRLGQDIGALDVLERYQQWRRFDTVQMGVTTDVLNRLFSNDIGPLRAARDIGLGLVERMPKLKDFFIRQASGLSGDTPRLLKGEAI
- the tesB gene encoding acyl-CoA thioesterase II, whose translation is MTAAMDELLDILDLEQLEHNLYRGRSPKLDWQRVFGGQTIAQALVAAQRTVEPERHVHSLHGYFMRPGDTKVPIIYEVDRIRDGGSFTTRRVVAIQHGQAIFSLEASFQQDEVGLEHQVPMPQDVPAPDNLLSQRELLGKFGEAVPEGIKRYWDRDRPIEMKPVMLKHYTSREKLEPKQNIWIRTTGPVPADRATRAAVLAYLSDMTLLDTSTFAHGRAIFDRDIQAASLDHAMWFHRSHPLDDWILYTQDSPSTQGSRGFTRGSLFARDGTLIASVAQEGLIRLKR
- a CDS encoding P-II family nitrogen regulator, with amino-acid sequence MKIVMAIIKPFKLDEVREALTAVGIQGLTVTEVKGYGRQKGHTEIYRGAEYAVSFLPKIKIEVAVGADMVDKAVEAITSAAKTGQIGDGKIFVFGIDQAVRIRTGETDTDAL
- a CDS encoding ammonium transporter, with amino-acid sequence MNIPSTFKTTGRATALGALALTALGTVAAFAQEAAAPAAAPATPAPTLDTGNTAWMLTSTALVLMMTIPGLALFYGGMVRKKNVLATIMQSFAITCLVTVLWFMFGYSLAFSDGGSTNAYVGGFSKFFHHGITTATLWLPGVANIPEFVFSMFQLTFAIITPALIAGAFAERMKFSALLIFMGLWLVFVYAPIAHWVWGGGFLGSAGVLDFAGGTVVHINAGVAGLVCALVLGKREGYGTANMAPHNLVYSVIGASLLWVGWFGFNAGSELAADGLAGAAMLNTQVATAAAALAWMFAEWIIAKKPSVLGIISGAVAGLVAVTPASGFVNPTGAFIIGIVAGVVCYISAVKVKHMLGYDDSLDAFGVHGVGGIIGALLTGALADPEINALGKGASVGTQIYGIVFTILWTAIATFVILYIVKALVGLRPSSQEEIEGLDISQHGEVVP